One Pseudodesulfovibrio cashew DNA window includes the following coding sequences:
- a CDS encoding toxin-antitoxin system YwqK family antitoxin yields the protein MTAFATANRLLAAILLAVMICLPSASQAKQKKAQPNLSREMKILLRQTNEMYASRFHITVDKLVNSDPRMFASILGVTLQRQLNYAGQNQQYVQQYRSLNMQCEGLLRWIAETKNNRNPKDGKPMGAEVLIRDFKTGLHGVPNSFFIQKFGVDPATVNLPMMLGEVPVLEGSAAASGRGSLNEKKGVNLLGERAQAAEVGNHSAGQGEVVYVGKMICPDKGLGSLRLDTNNNPKDETYVYCSFWDDGRLSHQVPTVEGKKHGVEYRFTERDGIYYLANKAAYSMGKLDGVREVYRVKNGRVYLSERIQFADGKMNGTREDFRVDGSGQHYQSRLLRYVDGKQHGTQERFELSKSGGVYRISVAEYFRGKEHGERRAFSENGQLLRREIYQDGVMMKYWQYARNTGQLRGVYCRSSQGGFRSCQ from the coding sequence ATGACTGCATTTGCCACGGCCAACAGACTGCTGGCGGCAATTTTGCTGGCGGTGATGATATGCCTGCCTTCTGCCTCACAAGCGAAGCAGAAGAAAGCACAGCCAAACCTGTCCAGGGAGATGAAGATCCTGCTTCGGCAGACCAACGAGATGTATGCCAGCCGATTCCACATCACCGTGGACAAACTGGTGAACAGCGATCCCAGAATGTTCGCCAGCATTCTGGGGGTAACCCTGCAGCGGCAGTTGAACTATGCAGGGCAGAATCAGCAGTATGTGCAGCAGTATCGGTCGCTTAATATGCAGTGCGAGGGGTTGCTGCGATGGATAGCCGAGACCAAAAATAACCGTAATCCCAAGGACGGCAAACCAATGGGGGCGGAGGTCCTGATCAGGGATTTCAAAACCGGCCTTCACGGTGTTCCCAACAGTTTCTTCATCCAGAAGTTCGGGGTTGATCCGGCGACGGTCAACCTGCCGATGATGCTGGGCGAGGTGCCTGTGCTTGAGGGCTCGGCCGCTGCCAGCGGCAGGGGCAGCCTGAATGAAAAGAAGGGTGTCAATCTTCTCGGGGAGAGAGCACAGGCCGCCGAAGTCGGTAATCATTCGGCAGGTCAGGGCGAGGTCGTCTATGTTGGCAAAATGATCTGTCCAGATAAGGGTTTAGGGAGTCTCAGGCTTGACACCAACAATAACCCCAAGGACGAGACATATGTCTATTGCAGCTTTTGGGATGACGGCAGGCTCAGCCATCAGGTTCCCACTGTCGAGGGGAAAAAGCATGGAGTGGAGTACCGTTTCACGGAGAGGGACGGCATCTATTACTTGGCCAATAAGGCCGCCTATTCGATGGGCAAGCTAGACGGCGTCAGGGAAGTCTACCGCGTTAAAAACGGCAGGGTCTATCTTTCGGAACGAATCCAGTTTGCAGACGGCAAAATGAACGGGACAAGGGAGGACTTTCGTGTCGACGGTTCCGGACAGCATTATCAAAGCCGCCTGCTGAGGTACGTTGACGGAAAGCAGCATGGGACCCAGGAGCGTTTCGAACTGTCGAAGTCCGGCGGGGTGTACCGCATATCCGTCGCCGAATACTTCAGGGGCAAGGAGCACGGCGAGCGAAGAGCGTTCAGCGAAAACGGCCAGTTGCTCCGCAGGGAGATATATCAGGATGGTGTCATGATGAAGTACTGGCAGTATGCCCGGAACACGGGGCAGCTCAGGGGCGTTTATTGCCGGAGCTCTCAGGGTGGCTTCCGCTCCTGTCAGTAG
- a CDS encoding ABC transporter permease: MNRDSLLTQLGWLGAALALALVLTVLVTLPSGAPPLKTIYVLFNGGVGSLSKLGRVLAGWVPLTLCAVGLLVPFTARLWNIGVEGQVIMGAIFCTAALRPFDGGGALEIALAMGAAMLGGALWALLAGVLRVFGRVHEIFSGLGLNFVALGVTLWLIFGPWKRPGVASMSGTEPLDVSLWLPRLGTLSVSWVGLALAVAAIVAIAVLLNRSGWGLKLRAVGENPKAATLFALGPRRRLLQSFAICGALAGLAGATQVLGVYHRLLPAISSNYGYTALLVGMMASFRLSLVPFICLFFAVLNVGSIQLPLQLGLDSSLSGVIQGIMVLSLFIIQGLRLWLKRRQEAD; the protein is encoded by the coding sequence ATGAACCGGGACTCCCTGCTGACCCAACTCGGCTGGCTCGGGGCGGCCCTGGCCCTGGCCCTGGTGCTGACCGTGCTGGTCACCCTGCCGTCGGGCGCACCACCGCTAAAGACCATCTACGTGCTCTTTAACGGCGGGGTGGGCTCCCTGTCCAAGCTGGGCCGCGTGCTGGCGGGCTGGGTTCCGCTGACACTGTGCGCCGTTGGCCTGCTGGTGCCGTTCACCGCCCGGCTGTGGAATATCGGCGTGGAGGGTCAGGTGATCATGGGCGCCATTTTCTGCACCGCCGCACTTCGGCCCTTTGACGGGGGCGGCGCATTGGAGATCGCGCTGGCCATGGGCGCGGCCATGCTCGGCGGAGCGCTCTGGGCGCTGCTGGCGGGCGTATTGCGCGTCTTCGGACGGGTACATGAAATCTTTTCCGGCCTGGGGCTCAACTTCGTGGCCCTTGGCGTGACCCTGTGGCTCATCTTCGGCCCGTGGAAACGGCCCGGCGTGGCCTCCATGTCCGGCACCGAGCCACTGGACGTCTCCCTCTGGCTGCCCCGGCTGGGCACGCTCTCGGTCTCCTGGGTCGGGCTGGCCCTGGCCGTCGCCGCCATAGTAGCCATCGCCGTGCTGCTCAACCGCTCCGGCTGGGGGCTCAAGCTGCGCGCCGTGGGTGAAAACCCCAAGGCCGCCACCCTGTTCGCGTTGGGACCGCGCCGCCGCCTGCTCCAGTCCTTCGCCATTTGTGGCGCGCTGGCAGGGCTGGCCGGAGCCACCCAGGTCCTGGGCGTCTACCACCGCCTGCTGCCCGCCATCTCCTCCAACTACGGCTACACCGCCTTGCTGGTGGGCATGATGGCGTCCTTCCGGCTCTCCCTGGTGCCGTTCATCTGCCTCTTTTTCGCCGTACTCAATGTGGGCTCCATCCAGTTGCCGCTGCAACTGGGGCTGGACTCCTCCCTCTCGGGCGTGATCCAGGGCATCATGGTCCTCTCCCTGTTCATCATTCAGGGATTGCGGCTGTGGCTCAAGCGCAGGCAGGAGGCAGACTGA
- a CDS encoding ABC transporter permease translates to METFGLTIAAILLAGAPLVLATLGETLTEKAGIINLSLDGSILLSAMAAFAVSATFDNPWLGVLGGMAVGAAIAGVLGLIGIYLGQSQLAVGFILTLLSRDLAYFLGHSFSRQPGPDLGLWSIPGIGDVPLLGPIFASQSPVVYLGLAAIFGCWWWMYRTEGGMRLRAVGESPRAAFGRGIRVRLVRLYYCLAGGALVGMAGAAYSLAVKPGWGRPQGCEGAGWIALAIVIFGGWHPVRTALGAFFFAGLQVSGIYLQEVFPSIPAPVFQVAPFPMMILTLLAVNMGRMGWVQDIIRRHPFLARFSGAWSINAPAALGQDFDPKKGL, encoded by the coding sequence ATGGAAACCTTCGGCCTGACCATCGCCGCGATTCTTCTTGCCGGGGCGCCCCTCGTCCTGGCCACCCTGGGCGAGACGCTCACCGAAAAGGCGGGCATCATCAACCTCTCCCTGGACGGTTCCATCCTGCTCTCGGCCATGGCCGCGTTCGCCGTCTCCGCCACCTTCGACAACCCGTGGCTCGGCGTACTCGGCGGCATGGCCGTGGGCGCGGCCATAGCTGGCGTGCTCGGTCTCATCGGCATCTATCTGGGCCAGTCTCAGCTCGCCGTGGGCTTCATCCTGACCCTGCTCTCGCGCGATCTTGCCTATTTCCTGGGGCACTCCTTTTCCCGCCAGCCCGGACCGGACCTCGGCCTGTGGAGCATCCCCGGCATCGGCGACGTGCCGCTTCTGGGCCCGATATTCGCTTCCCAGTCGCCCGTGGTCTACCTCGGCCTGGCAGCCATCTTCGGCTGCTGGTGGTGGATGTATCGCACTGAGGGCGGCATGCGTCTGCGTGCCGTGGGCGAGTCCCCGCGCGCGGCCTTCGGGCGAGGCATCCGGGTTCGGCTGGTCCGCCTCTACTACTGCCTGGCGGGCGGCGCTCTGGTGGGCATGGCCGGCGCGGCATACTCACTGGCCGTCAAGCCCGGCTGGGGCAGGCCCCAGGGCTGCGAAGGCGCGGGCTGGATCGCCCTGGCCATCGTCATCTTCGGCGGCTGGCACCCGGTGCGCACGGCCCTCGGCGCGTTCTTCTTCGCCGGGCTCCAGGTATCGGGTATCTATCTCCAAGAGGTCTTCCCCTCCATCCCCGCCCCGGTCTTCCAGGTGGCCCCGTTCCCCATGATGATCCTCACCCTGCTGGCCGTGAACATGGGCCGCATGGGCTGGGTCCAGGACATCATTCGCCGCCACCCCTTCCTGGCCAGATTCTCGGGCGCGTGGTCCATCAACGCCCCCGCTGCACTCGGCCAGGACTTCGATCCGAAGAAAGGACTGTAA
- a CDS encoding phosphotransferase, with protein METIQAIYDFLQTRTWLQVNDPEEQIVFLAAGEYNENYLITVEEIYGTARHVFRINHGSQLGLANQIEYEFAVLRALARSGVTPRPYYCEPDPGFDELGNGVLLMEYLPGRPLDYAKDWREAASIFAAVHAQPVDDRLIPQPDPVRDIARECEGLIGRYPDHPMTEARDRLLRYRERVLETADEFQTLTADDKPVMANTEVNSHNFLIDDETGRGWLVDWEKCVVTSRFQDLGHFLVPTTTLWKTDFEFGREGRRDFVAAYLELCRAKAGSGMDLETALRCTEIMERTILLRAISWCYMAHYEYTQDGRALRNEDTFARIEQYLDRMAWFFESKT; from the coding sequence ATGGAAACAATTCAGGCGATCTATGATTTTCTCCAGACCCGAACCTGGCTCCAGGTGAATGATCCGGAAGAGCAGATCGTCTTTCTGGCTGCCGGAGAATACAACGAAAACTACCTGATCACCGTGGAGGAAATATACGGGACCGCCCGCCATGTTTTCCGCATCAACCACGGCAGCCAGTTGGGCCTGGCCAACCAGATCGAATACGAATTCGCCGTGCTCCGCGCTCTGGCCCGCTCCGGGGTAACCCCGCGCCCGTACTACTGCGAACCCGACCCCGGCTTCGATGAACTGGGCAACGGCGTCCTGCTCATGGAATACCTGCCGGGCCGCCCCCTTGACTATGCGAAGGACTGGCGCGAGGCAGCGTCCATCTTCGCCGCCGTCCACGCACAACCCGTGGACGATAGACTCATTCCCCAGCCCGACCCGGTGCGGGACATCGCCCGCGAGTGCGAGGGGCTGATCGGCCGCTACCCGGACCACCCCATGACGGAGGCCAGGGACAGGCTGCTACGCTACCGCGAGCGGGTTCTGGAGACGGCCGACGAATTTCAGACGCTGACCGCCGACGACAAGCCGGTCATGGCAAATACCGAAGTCAACTCGCACAATTTCCTGATCGACGACGAGACCGGACGAGGCTGGCTGGTGGACTGGGAGAAGTGCGTGGTCACCAGCCGGTTCCAGGACCTGGGACATTTCCTGGTGCCCACCACAACCCTCTGGAAAACGGATTTCGAGTTCGGCCGGGAGGGCAGGCGAGATTTCGTGGCCGCCTATCTCGAGCTCTGCCGAGCAAAGGCAGGAAGCGGCATGGACCTGGAGACCGCCCTGCGCTGCACCGAGATCATGGAGCGGACCATCCTGCTGCGCGCCATTTCCTGGTGCTACATGGCCCACTACGAGTACACGCAGGACGGACGCGCCCTCAGGAACGAGGACACCTTCGCCCGCATCGAACAATACCTGGACCGGATGGCATGGTTCTTCGAGTCGAAAACGTAA
- a CDS encoding M20 family metallopeptidase: protein MTDTIAAMDKYLRKHESDMIYLLERLVNINSHSANVEGVNLVAAVLEATLRGMGFAVRRLANRYTGDNLVAENMARRQRGGGPLLVGHMDTVFPPEMGFDRMRREGNRIIGPGVSDMKGGLVVAIFAARALAAAGRNDLPIGFFFNADEEIGSPHSRGPIADEAKKSKFCMVMESSGKGGEVITGRKGRIIFDLTVAGKPSHAGHSPYPKPSAIVEMAHKIQGLEALNAPEEGISLNIGLVEGGVGPNTVAARCTARCETRFVDAQQGETVWKAIQELCAKPVLDGTSASLDIHMDRPPMVANDSILGLYELISDAAGEIGMEVSSVSLGGGSDANIVARENVPVVDGMGPAGDLFHTPEEFLETDSLVPQALLTAAAMLKGAERYS from the coding sequence ATGACGGATACAATAGCGGCGATGGATAAATATTTGCGGAAGCACGAGTCCGACATGATCTACCTGCTGGAGCGACTCGTGAACATCAACAGCCACTCGGCCAACGTCGAGGGCGTGAACCTCGTGGCCGCGGTGCTGGAGGCGACCCTGCGCGGCATGGGCTTCGCGGTACGCCGCCTGGCCAACCGGTACACCGGGGACAACCTGGTGGCGGAGAACATGGCCCGGCGGCAGCGAGGCGGCGGCCCGCTCCTAGTCGGACACATGGACACGGTCTTTCCGCCCGAGATGGGCTTCGACCGCATGCGGCGCGAAGGCAACCGGATCATCGGCCCTGGCGTCTCGGACATGAAGGGCGGGCTGGTGGTCGCCATCTTCGCGGCGAGGGCACTGGCCGCAGCCGGACGCAACGACCTGCCCATAGGCTTTTTCTTCAACGCCGATGAGGAGATAGGCTCACCCCACTCACGCGGCCCCATCGCGGACGAGGCCAAGAAGAGCAAGTTCTGCATGGTCATGGAGAGCTCCGGCAAGGGCGGTGAAGTGATCACAGGGCGCAAGGGCCGGATCATCTTCGACCTGACCGTCGCGGGCAAGCCCTCCCACGCCGGACACAGCCCCTATCCCAAGCCGAGCGCCATCGTCGAAATGGCGCACAAAATCCAGGGCCTGGAGGCGCTCAACGCGCCAGAAGAGGGAATCTCGCTCAACATCGGCCTCGTCGAGGGCGGCGTTGGTCCCAACACCGTGGCTGCCCGCTGCACCGCCAGGTGCGAGACCCGGTTCGTGGACGCGCAGCAGGGCGAGACGGTCTGGAAGGCCATTCAGGAACTCTGCGCAAAGCCCGTGCTGGACGGCACCTCCGCGTCCCTGGACATCCACATGGACCGGCCGCCCATGGTCGCCAACGACAGCATTCTCGGCCTCTACGAGCTGATCAGCGACGCCGCAGGAGAGATCGGCATGGAAGTTTCCTCCGTATCCCTTGGTGGCGGCTCGGACGCCAACATCGTGGCCCGCGAGAACGTCCCGGTGGTGGATGGCATGGGCCCGGCGGGCGATCTCTTCCACACCCCGGAGGAATTCCTGGAGACAGACTCCCTGGTCCCGCAGGCCCTGCTGACCGCAGCGGCCATGCTCAAAGGGGCCGAACGCTATTCATAA
- a CDS encoding ATP-binding cassette domain-containing protein: MIVLDNIHKHYGRVRANDGISLTLEPGRIYALVGENGAGKSTLMRVLAGHTRPTSGTLTMSGETLSHLTPALARKYGVGMLYQDPLDFPAMPVWENFQLGAPKRSKQEVIDVIGELSFRLDACFLPDEPVSSLTVGERQLLELLRLLDLGATTLILDEPTTGITPEQKQDLFNLLTKLAREDNHTIILVTHKLSEAYEMADAIFIMRQGRLVSTLTPPYDEKELVTLMFGEQADGEADELPSLDAGAPPRLTMTDTLFAGPKYSMGPMHFTAQPGECVGLAGLDGSGQELFLRGLCGLDRMPGGTIALDDSVFRANDFPALRRAGVQFVPADRLEMALFPALNLMEHITLAFPDKHDGLREFYDSQCVDCFNLRAHPDTQAKELSGGNQQRLLLSLMPDEAKLLLMEHPTRGLDAGSARQVWNHLMGRCRDGATLIFFSPDLDEVLEHAHRVIVFYDRAIAGIVDREHATMDVVGALMAGKPYAEVMEGAA, translated from the coding sequence ATGATCGTCCTCGACAACATACATAAACACTACGGCCGGGTTCGGGCCAACGACGGCATCAGCCTGACTCTCGAACCCGGCCGTATCTATGCCCTCGTCGGCGAGAACGGCGCGGGCAAGTCCACGCTCATGCGCGTGCTGGCAGGGCATACCCGGCCCACGTCCGGCACGCTGACCATGAGCGGAGAGACGCTCTCCCACCTCACGCCGGCCCTGGCCCGCAAGTACGGGGTGGGAATGCTCTACCAGGACCCGCTGGACTTTCCGGCCATGCCCGTGTGGGAGAACTTCCAGCTCGGCGCGCCCAAGCGGAGCAAGCAGGAGGTCATCGACGTCATCGGCGAGCTATCCTTCCGCCTGGACGCCTGCTTCCTGCCCGACGAGCCGGTCTCGTCCCTTACCGTGGGCGAACGCCAGCTCCTGGAGCTGCTCCGCCTGCTGGACCTTGGGGCCACGACCCTGATTCTGGACGAGCCCACCACAGGCATCACCCCGGAGCAGAAGCAGGACCTCTTCAACCTGCTGACCAAGCTGGCCCGTGAGGACAACCACACCATCATCCTGGTCACCCACAAGCTCTCCGAGGCGTACGAGATGGCGGACGCCATCTTCATCATGCGCCAGGGCAGGCTGGTCTCCACCCTGACCCCGCCCTACGATGAGAAGGAGCTGGTCACCCTCATGTTCGGCGAACAGGCCGATGGCGAGGCGGACGAACTGCCGTCGCTCGATGCCGGGGCGCCGCCACGGCTGACCATGACCGACACGCTCTTCGCCGGGCCGAAATATTCCATGGGTCCCATGCACTTCACGGCGCAGCCGGGCGAGTGCGTCGGACTGGCCGGACTGGACGGCTCGGGCCAGGAACTCTTCCTGCGCGGACTGTGCGGACTGGACCGCATGCCCGGCGGCACCATCGCCCTGGACGATTCCGTATTCCGCGCCAACGACTTTCCGGCCCTGCGCAGGGCGGGCGTTCAGTTCGTTCCCGCCGACCGGCTGGAGATGGCCCTGTTCCCGGCCCTGAACCTGATGGAGCACATCACCCTGGCCTTCCCGGACAAGCACGATGGCCTCCGGGAGTTCTATGACTCCCAGTGCGTGGACTGCTTCAACCTGCGCGCCCACCCGGACACCCAGGCCAAGGAGCTCTCGGGCGGCAACCAGCAGCGTCTGCTGCTCTCGCTCATGCCGGATGAGGCGAAGCTGCTGCTTATGGAACATCCCACTCGCGGCCTGGACGCGGGCTCGGCCCGCCAGGTCTGGAACCACCTCATGGGGCGGTGCCGGGACGGCGCGACCCTGATATTTTTCTCCCCCGACCTGGACGAAGTGCTGGAGCACGCCCACCGGGTCATCGTCTTCTATGACCGGGCCATCGCCGGGATCGTGGACCGCGAGCACGCCACCATGGACGTGGTCGGCGCGCTCATGGCGGGCAAACCGTATGCGGAAGTCATGGAGGGAGCGGCATGA
- a CDS encoding BMP family lipoprotein: MKTEEAKPLTVGLILVGPYNDKGYSQAQYEGGKYVEAKMGAKLVYLDKVNPADRPGLTIPQVVDDLIEKGADLIIAGSDDMKDGILEAAAMHPDKAFVHVSGDAAWTGKAPANLGNLFGRMVYSKMMAGFTAGMTTQTGKIGVVGPLVNEETRRLIASAYLGARYAWTEVRGKDAKDLTFDVKWIGFWFNIPGVTSDPTQVAGSLYDAGCDVLISGIDTPEVLTVAKQRRDAGKNVWAMPYDYEKACEGQGDICLGVPYFNWGPGFLRVAQQVQAGNYKPGFEWDAPYWANINDADKSPVGFMPGEGMSAETKTALDAFTAKLGNGELDLFTGPLNYQDGTPFLKDGETATDKQIWYLPQLLEGMKGLSSSK, encoded by the coding sequence ATGAAGACGGAAGAGGCCAAGCCCCTGACCGTCGGCCTGATCCTGGTCGGCCCATACAATGACAAGGGCTACAGCCAGGCTCAATACGAAGGCGGCAAGTATGTCGAGGCAAAGATGGGCGCCAAGCTCGTCTACCTGGACAAGGTCAACCCCGCCGACCGCCCCGGCCTGACCATCCCGCAGGTTGTCGACGACCTGATCGAAAAGGGCGCTGACCTGATCATCGCCGGCTCCGACGACATGAAGGACGGCATCCTCGAAGCCGCCGCCATGCACCCGGACAAGGCCTTCGTCCATGTTTCCGGCGACGCCGCCTGGACCGGCAAGGCCCCGGCCAACCTCGGCAACCTCTTCGGCCGCATGGTCTACTCCAAGATGATGGCCGGTTTCACCGCAGGCATGACCACCCAGACCGGCAAGATCGGCGTGGTTGGACCGCTGGTCAACGAAGAAACCCGTCGACTCATCGCCTCGGCCTACCTCGGCGCGCGCTACGCCTGGACCGAGGTGCGCGGCAAGGACGCCAAGGACCTGACCTTCGACGTCAAGTGGATCGGCTTCTGGTTCAACATCCCCGGCGTCACTTCCGACCCCACCCAGGTGGCCGGCTCTCTGTATGACGCAGGTTGCGATGTGCTCATCTCCGGCATCGACACCCCCGAGGTGCTGACCGTGGCCAAGCAGCGCCGCGACGCGGGCAAGAACGTCTGGGCCATGCCTTACGACTATGAAAAGGCCTGCGAGGGCCAGGGCGACATCTGCCTCGGCGTGCCCTACTTCAACTGGGGCCCCGGTTTCCTGCGCGTGGCGCAGCAGGTCCAGGCCGGCAACTACAAGCCCGGCTTCGAGTGGGACGCCCCTTACTGGGCCAACATCAACGATGCGGACAAGTCGCCCGTCGGCTTCATGCCCGGCGAAGGCATGAGCGCCGAGACCAAGACGGCCCTGGACGCTTTCACCGCCAAGCTCGGCAACGGCGAGCTTGACCTGTTCACCGGCCCGCTCAACTACCAGGACGGCACCCCGTTCCTGAAGGACGGCGAGACCGCCACCGACAAGCAGATCTGGTACCTGCCCCAGCTGCTGGAAGGCATGAAGGGACTGTCCTCTTCCAAATAG
- a CDS encoding radical SAM protein: protein MPSKKKPQPRMLFATADGEIFDHPDLLLMCRRGEEFGLPRPDEIIPLPPESEFFMLPGRHAMGYNAEEGQAEVMEELAVAAFVCPGHTLTGVSAYESDDNAPILPLLSYAAIGYANGKFWVCAKKVDDDKRQIFSHIPPDRIEAGAHQLINELSGNRLVNHLAGCALTSGCPAAKNLSLGRFECPLPTARTCNANCVGCISYQPENSEFPSPQCRISFTPTADEIVQIMRRHESRERRPIFSFGQGCEGEPLMEAELICEAVKQYRSGGGTGTVNVNTNGSRPQAMPALKVAGVNSIRVSLNSARKGPYEAYYRPKGYTFEDVRDAVCKAHDVGLFVSLNLLYFPGITDTEEEFDALVELGEACRFDFIQLRNLNLDPELYLDLMRPFGHSPCMGFVNFKKRLKKALPWIDYGYFNPFLG, encoded by the coding sequence ATGCCATCAAAGAAGAAGCCCCAACCCAGGATGCTGTTCGCCACGGCGGACGGCGAGATATTCGACCACCCAGACCTGCTGCTCATGTGCCGCAGGGGCGAGGAGTTCGGCCTGCCCAGGCCCGACGAGATCATCCCCCTGCCCCCGGAGTCGGAGTTTTTCATGCTCCCGGGCCGTCACGCCATGGGCTACAACGCGGAAGAGGGCCAGGCCGAGGTGATGGAGGAGCTGGCCGTGGCGGCCTTTGTCTGTCCGGGCCACACCCTGACCGGCGTCTCCGCCTACGAATCGGACGACAACGCCCCGATACTGCCGCTCCTCTCCTACGCGGCTATCGGCTACGCCAACGGCAAGTTCTGGGTCTGCGCCAAGAAGGTCGACGACGACAAGCGCCAGATATTCAGCCACATCCCGCCGGACCGCATCGAGGCGGGCGCGCATCAGTTGATCAATGAATTGTCCGGCAACCGCCTGGTCAACCACCTGGCAGGTTGCGCCCTGACCAGCGGGTGCCCGGCGGCCAAAAATCTCTCACTGGGACGATTCGAATGCCCTCTGCCAACAGCCCGCACCTGCAATGCCAACTGCGTGGGCTGCATCTCCTATCAGCCCGAAAACTCGGAATTTCCCTCTCCCCAGTGCCGCATCTCGTTCACGCCTACGGCGGACGAGATCGTTCAGATCATGCGACGCCACGAGTCTCGCGAACGCCGTCCCATCTTTTCCTTCGGGCAGGGATGCGAGGGTGAACCGCTCATGGAGGCCGAGCTGATCTGCGAGGCGGTCAAGCAGTATCGCTCCGGCGGCGGCACCGGCACGGTCAACGTCAATACCAACGGTTCCCGGCCCCAGGCCATGCCCGCCCTCAAGGTAGCCGGAGTCAATTCCATCCGCGTCTCGCTCAATTCCGCCCGCAAGGGGCCCTACGAGGCCTATTACCGGCCCAAGGGGTACACCTTTGAAGACGTGCGCGATGCCGTCTGCAAGGCTCACGACGTGGGGTTATTCGTCTCCCTGAACCTGCTCTACTTCCCTGGCATCACCGACACCGAGGAGGAGTTCGACGCCCTTGTGGAACTCGGCGAGGCCTGCCGGTTCGACTTCATCCAGTTGCGCAACCTGAACCTCGATCCAGAGCTCTACCTCGACCTCATGCGCCCCTTCGGCCACTCGCCGTGCATGGGCTTCGTGAACTTCAAGAAGCGGCTCAAGAAGGCCCTGCCCTGGATCGACTACGGCTATTTCAACCCCTTCCTGGGCTGA